A window of Physeter macrocephalus isolate SW-GA chromosome 6, ASM283717v5, whole genome shotgun sequence genomic DNA:
CGGGTTTCGAGTAGGCTTCGTGGCAGCCCCGGCCCTCCTTGCCCCATCCTCTACCTCATGGGCCCCTCCACCTCCCTTGGCGACCAAAGGCCTCACTGCTCTGGGGGTCCAGCCCGGGGACCCTCAGGAGTACCGATCCCCTGAACAGACAGCACAGATGGGATCATCTCTGCATTCCACGTCTATCTATCTCACACGCAGCACCTTGAATCAGCTGGAGGCTTTAGTCGCGTTAACTCTGAGTTAAATAACTTAATTTGTCCCAGCGCTGATACGGGGAAAGGCAGGATTTTGTTTTAGCTCAAGGGGACCACGACAGCCCTCCAGGGCGGCGCCCGCCTGCCCATGCTCGGCCAGGAGGAGATGGGTGGCGTGGACGGCGCGTCCTCCCAGCTTCGTCCCCTCAGGACCGAGCTACACTCCGTGACGACCCGTGTTACTCCTGAGGGTGGAGAACAGACGCTGTATCTTCAGGTCACGGTGGGTTTTCAGTCTTGATGCAATGAACACACAGCAGCTCCTGTCCCCCAAGACCGcagtttcttctttcctgatgctGCCAAAGCTAATGTAACTAACTGTTCCCTTATTCCAGCCGCCAGGCCCTCCAGGGACGGGTGACCCTGAAGACCTGTGTGCGGACAGTCTCAAGGGGCTGGGAGGGCGCCTCTAGGTGAGGCTTTGGTGGAAAGGAGCGGATGCGCCTGAGGGACACAGGGGGTTCGTGGTTTCAGCTGCTGAGGGCTGTCAACCCGCAGATGCTCCAGGGCTTTGGAAAATGCTTCCTCTTTCCAGATCCCTCAGTGAGAACTTCACCCTCTCAAACCCACAACCTGCAGCGAGCGCCTTGTGTAATAAATCAGTGACATCCACATACGTgttatgttttaataaataaagcataTTCACGGCTTAGATCTTAAATCACGTTTACAGACATTTCTAGGCCCAAACAGGTAACAGTGAAGCTGCCGCTGCTGGAAGTAATGGGGCCCCACATGCACTTGAAGCCCAAAGAGCGGAGacctgaccccagagcccaccaccccgccccccgaGGCCGGACCCCAGGAgagcaggaggcctggggacaCTCATGCACCCACCACCTGACCCCTCACCTCCGCGCTGCAGAACAGCGGGAAGTTGCGTTACTTTGAGACAAGCTAGAGGAAGGTTTCCTGATCGTACTGAGACTCGCCCGTCGGTCCCCACCAGCCGGGGCGTTAGCTACAGCAGGGCTTCCACCGACAGAGGCAGGACAGGACAGGAGGACAGCAAAGAGGAAGCTACGCAGGCCGTCTTGTCTCTTCAACTGTCAGAAACGGCCACGTCACGCAGTGGGCGGACGCCACCTCCCTCAGGCTTAGTCCAAAAACTTCCTGTTGGCATTTGCCCCGAACAAGGCTCCCCGCACTTCGGGCATCATCTGTGAAGAAAGAAGCTCCTGCGTGAGGCGGCGCCGTCCCCCGCGCCTCAGCCCCGCCCCGAAGCCAAGCACCGCCAGAGTCCGACCGAGAGACTCAGCGACCGCAAATGTGGGCTTGAGGCCACCGCTTAAggtgaaagagaaaacatgacGGGCGCCATGACCGCCTAAGGCTGCCGTCGCACTCTGATACGGGGAGAAGAGGGGACCTTCTGGAGCACCTACGCTCGTTCTTGCGACAGTTGCTGAGCGCGCGCCGGGTGCCGGGTGGAAAGCTGACGGCGCAGGCGCGCGCTGCAGCAACTGCAAAAGCCCGAGGACTCGACCGCAGGACGCAGCCACCAGCCGCGTGCGGCCCGTGTAACGGAGGTGGCGAACCGTGCACCTTAACCTCGTTTTAGTTAATTCAGCCACGCGTGGCTGGCGGGCAGCACGGCTGAGGTTTACGTTGCCAGAAGAGGACTGTCAGGGTCGGGGCAGCAGGCCACAGCCCTGGAAGAGGCCCCGCACTCGGGACAACTCAAGCTTCCTGCAAGCCCGGAAACACCTGAAGAGCCTGGCGCCCCGTGGCAATTCCTTTAAGAGCAGTTGCTTGACTTTCCAGCATTCCTGCTGGGGTTTGGGGTTCTGGGGCTTTGGGTCAGCATCTCCACATGCCGTAAAATAGATACATTAAAATCCTAGACGCACAAAGCCCTCGTTCTGACCCCAAGGCCACCCTCACGTCAACAATACCCTCTCGGCAAATGGCGCTAAATGCCTGAATCCCCGTTccttttaagaaaatgtcaaaaaaacGTAGAAAGAATCGCAAATTCCAAATACCGGCCAGTTGACATGTTCTCCGCGGCACCTCCTCAAAGTAACGACAGGCCAACTAACCGATGAGAAGTGTCCCCACGCTCACCTGCTGGGCTATGAGGTCCAGCCGGCTTTCGAGGGTATTGGAGACCTTGATCTTGCGATCCCCGTTGTAGATCTCAACGCCGCCGGCTCTACGAAGAACACCGGAAATAAGCACGTTTATAGATTTGAGGGAAACAGATACACGTTGTCCAATTACCTTCTTCCCTCGGAGAACAGCTGTCTTGGCGTGTGGATGGTCTCAACACTCTTAGGGGCAATGAGTTTGAAACTAATTCAGAAGCTTCTGAAGATTAAAGGTAAAGAGGCTGATAATAACTGTCATTACCAAGTGACTGTGTGCCAATCTGATTTTACATTAGTCTAACCACCAGCCCTCCCCGACTGGACAAAAAGGGGGAAGACTGCGTCCCAGTTTGCAAATCAATACATACAGTCCTCATGGGAACGCTGCTTAAAGGCCCAACGCTGCATGTACCAGGGGTGCTGACAGCAATCCTCCTCAGTGCCTGTGTCTCAGACAAAAGGCTCCATCCCAGCAGGTGCCAAGCCCAGTCCTCAGTGGTGTAAGGCCGATAGGTCACATCCTGCTACAAGGAGCCTCAGGGTGTGAAATTCTTTTGCTACATTACAGTtctattttttacaaaatatttcttgaaataagCAGGCTCTGAGGCAAAGGCTGggaaaaattttgcaaattttctctAGAAAATTTCAAAGGGCCCTGACgtgaatattattttcttactccatcctcctcccccatttcctctttgtttctctgAACGGGCCCTGTCCCCACGCGGGCAGCAAGGGAAGGGGTGTGTCTGCTGCGCGCCAGGCGCTCCTGAACGCCAAGTCCAGGGCCTTCCGTGTCTCCTATTCCCCAGGGACCTGGAGTCTTGGTCTCCTCATCATTTATGAACCAGGAAACAGGCTTAAGGGACCAATTTACTGAATAAAACTCCACTTTAAATCTGCACAGTCCTTCACCTGCAATTCTGAATCTCAAAGGCCCTGAAAACAGAACCATCTAATTCGAGTGGCTCCAGAGCCTGAACTGGCTCCAGTCACCTGTCAGCAAACGGCTGGTGTCCCTGCATAACTACCCCTCGGGTGTGAGCGCTCCTGCTTTTCCGTTCAGAAACGTCCGCGTGTTTAATTCTGGGGGAGATGCTGTAACACGTAGAGCACGTACGGGATTGCTTCTTAAGCACCCAAACTCAAAGCACCAGGCACAGTGGTCCTGACTGGAACTGCCGAGTCCTGCATGGTCTCCACCCGCTGACTACCCGTCAGCAGAGTCGCTGTGGATCCTGAGCCCTGATGTCAGTGCTGCACAGACATGACCCCACTTCAGCTTCCAAGGGCTCAGTGAGGCGGGTGCTGTTATCCCAGGTCAGAGATGAATGACGACTAAGTAACTAGTCCGACCCTACCTGGCCAACACCTGGCAGAGTGGAGAAGCAGACCTCGATCTGACAGCAGCGCTCCACAATGCTTAAGCTCCCACAGGCCCTCAGCTTGAAAGCACCGTCACACACGCACCCTATCCCCGAGCCTCACTTGATGAAGCAAGCAGGACTGATTTACAGATGACGGGATTTGGGCTCGAGGTCCCGCAGCGAGCGAGCAACAGGCCAATCGGGACTCAGAACTGGGTCTCGCAATCCGAAACTCATGTGTCCCGAGGCCTCCGCAATGCTGGCCCACGGGGCAGCGGACCAGCGGGCAGGCGCACGGGGAGAATGCCCTGGGCTCTCCCCGGCCAGGAGCTCCTACAGCCCCTCCCAACCACGCCGAGTCTCCCCGCACTCAGCAGAAGCACCGCGGGCGCTCGCGTTCCATGCCAAGGGATCTGCCAGCCAGACACGGCTACCTCCTTGTCAGAGGGAGTGATCACCTTTCTCAGCACCTAGGACACACGTGGACCCAGCTTCAAGCTCTGGGTACAGAATCCGTGCTGCTTCTCAGCAAGCTGAGCCATAAGAAGCTGGTTAAGAAGGGGGAGACCAACAGGCGCCAACACGAGGCACGCGTGGGGTGGCCACACCACCATCCTGCCCGGGGCGCCGAGGACACGCGCAAGGCCGGGCGGACGGCCGTTCGCGCAGCCAGAGCACCTCGGGTGTTAAAAGCAGAAACGTTCCTTACATTTCCTCAGGCAGGTAGGCCTCCTGATCGATCTGGACATCAACGTCTCTTTTGGTGGCGATTTTGTACACGGGGATTGCTTTCTGCACCGCAGCctggaaaaacacaaaaaacagagaGGTTTTATCAGCAACTATGGAGCAGGTATCCATAAAACCAACAGTCTGTACGAACAAAGATATTCCTACTTATTTTTCAAGTAAAAGAACAGAcgtgttgctggtgggaatgtaaaacggtacaGCCGCTGTGGCAGACGGTATCGTAGACCCTCAAAAGTTAAACGCAGAATCACCACAGGATCCAGCAAGTCTAcctctggatatttatccaagagaagtAAAAGCACAGACccaacagatacttgtacacccatgttctcATCAGCATTGCTCACAATACtcaaaaaggtagaaacaacccaggTGTCTATTatcacataaatgaataaataaaatgtggtctttagatataattcagccttaaagaaagaaatcccGACACgcgctacaacatgaatgaaccctgaagacattactgccaagtgaaataagcccgtCACAAAAGCACAGATACTGTCTGAGCCCCAATGTATGTGTCAATCTGTTCAACTAGTAACCGTGTCAGAAAAAGACTAAAGTTCCTTCAAGAAAATGTTCTCACATGTCTCCTGGAGCCTACAGTGCTGTCCGAAGATGGGACTTTCCACGCCACGCTCAGTGCGGTGCAGCGTGAGAAACCCTCTTCCATCTGTCCTACGCCTCCACTTTCCCCAGCCCACTGCTTTTTAAAACTGCGGTAAAATgcacatgaaatttaccatcgtgatcagttttaagtgtacagttctgtggcttTAAGTACGTTCATTGTTGTGCAACTGTCCCCACCATCCCTCTCGAGAACGTTCCACCTTCTCAAGCTGaaactgtccccattaaacaccatctccccctgcccctccccctgcctctgtctctttTATTTAGATGGTACTGCCTATCCTCTGCTCCAATCCAGTAGGTactgtttttattgaattttcagaAGATTATGGTATTACAAGGTCTCCAGAAAGGGAGGAGGGTACTAACTCAGATGGCAACTTgatttgtttaagaaaataaataagaggcTCAGGTACACTTAAGTTAGTATCTACAACATGTTAAGACTCTTCTAATCCCCACGGTTGAGCTGTCACTTATTAGAGCATGCATTTCATCCCTGCCATTTtgacctttaaaaagaaaaaggatttcgTCAAGCTCTACCTTCACCAGAGGGAAATCCTGTTTCCTGCAACGAATGATCATTCGGGGCTCCAACAACTGGTACAAACCCTATTAAAGCACAATCAGATACAATTAGTAAAAACcgcaaactataaaataaaacaacagcaaacaaaatgTCTTCATAACTCTTTCATCTAGTTTGGGAAAGCAGTCCTCTTGTTTAAGTTCCCCCAAAGATGGCCTACATAGTATGAGAACATGGCAAGATCTTCGTATCACAAACCAGATGAATATACCCAATGCTCTGGTGATGGGAACGAAATTCACACGGGAGTCTGACATCAACTAGGTcgaggacaaatattgtatttaaCAGCTGAGCAGCACACAATTAAAATTTATACAGCCTGTGGTCTGAACCTCAATATCTAAAGCAAGCATTTTAGTGGTAAAATCAAATTAGGAAAGTTTACAGCTGGAGGTTACAAAGGACAAGTAAGACAACATCAGTCTCGTCCACCGGCCAGACACCACCGTCCTCCCACACATCTCCCGACCAGACGAGGAAAACAGCTAAGATGAGAACACAGGAGAAACAGCAGGCTTCTATCCCATTTTGTCGACTCTGCAGGGACGTGGCTCTCTCAGTGGTGCATCCGACCTACAAACTTACCTGGAGGACCAGTCCATCCAGCAGCACTTGGTACCTGGTCGTATCTTTTACCACTTTGCTGAGCCTCTGTTTGGCTTCATTTAGTAGGTCCTACAAAGAGTAGAAAAAGTTATCTACACACCCGGGTAGTCAGCTCGGACCCCACATGGGGCTGGCCCAGCTTGTGTCCAGTCACTTCTCACTTTATGGCTGTGTTTTCAGCCCATGCGCGTTCTCTGAGGTGTACGGCAAAGCAGACGCCGCCCTAAGGACACTGGTACAAGGGAGCCAGAGCACCACCACGGCGGCTCCCAGGGACTCGCACTCGGGCAGGAGAGCCCCGATGATCGACCACGACCGGCCAGCACAGAAAGAGCTACATGACGCCGACGTGGGAAGCGAGCCAGTGAGGCAGCTGGGCAAGATGGTTCCATGTTTTATTAGAAAAAGCAGCCTCTGCACAGAGAACAAAGTGTCATCAACGTTCACCTGTGGGAGGCTGGACTGTCAATGATTTCAGTACTCTTTATGTCAGTCTGTATTTTCTCACGGTCTATAATAAACGCTGGCTTCTATAACTAAAACAGACATTGAAAGGGACTCCAGAGACAGATCTCACACGGTTGAGGAGGGCACGCTGGCAGCTACTCATTAAGTGGTAAGCACGTGCAGGCTTACTGGTACGAGAGGACTGAGGCCCTTTAAGGGCAGAGATAGCGCCTCAGTCCCGCTGCTGGCCACCCAGCACCGCTGAGAACATTTCGTCCTAGTAAATCTTCCACATACACGTCTCCTTTACTGAATATGATCTCTGGAATGATTTGGGGGATTTAAAGAAGAGGGAGAACATACATGCTCACCCAGACACCAATCAGAATTTGAGGAGtgagggtggagagaaggaagtggCCCTGTATTTGGTTCTGAGAGTCACCCTTGGACCCGCACCCAGCCCGGAACCACTGCCGAGCAGTTGAAGCCTTTAGAATCTAGAACGCTACGGCGCAAAGATTTGAAGCATTTATGATATAAGACATCTGGCTGAAAGAAACCTCAGCCCCTCCTCACCAAGAGAGCCCTCAAGCACAGTTCTCTCTGTGCTGGAATTGACTGTCCACACTGGTCAAGCCGGTAGGGGTGGACAGGAAGAGTACGGAGACAGGTTTACTCTAAAACAATGAGCATCAAGTCAAGCTGTAAAGAGTGATGCCAGCCATTTGTAAAAATAACCCACTGAAAACTCTGGAAATGGACAAATGAGGAGTCTTAACCCCACCCAGAACTCCAATCAAGGGAGTAGGAACTTGGAATAAACTGAACTCCAGCTAAGAAAGCTGAAACCTCATCGACATAAACTGTATTGTCCCTTATCTAAATCATTCTTGTCCACTTAAAAGACATGCCCCACAGGTCAGGAAGGTAACTTAAGTAATACCCCAGTGACACTCTTTTGATTCTAAACTCAAGTTTCTGGCTGTAGTCTGACTCCCCATGGGGAGGGGTATAGGTTACTGCCGTTCACGTGTCAGCCTACAGATCAGTATTTTGAGAGTTTGGAAGGACATTATCTGTCCACCTGAACCTAACTGCCTCTAGGATCCTGAAAATATTAGATTCTGCTCCTGGAAAGCAAGAAACTAAAACCCGATTATGACGACAACAGCAAAATCACCTCTCCTTGCTTGTGCCCTGTGTGAAGAGTCAGGGGGCCTCCCGCAGAGACATTTCTGTTTCGTCTCTTTAACCGCAGCACCAGAAATCTCTACTTCAGGACCAACAAATCACAATTTCTAAAGGTCGGTCTGTTCTTTATCTCCCTTAAACGACAACAACACCACCTTAACACAGTGTGAGGTTTAGGAAGTGACGTTAAAGAGCTGTTACTTACCCCAGGCCTGTCCTGTGTGAGGCACTGCACGGTCACTTTTCCTATGTGGACCAACTTAATTCTAGAGAAGCTTCACGTATATTCTTTCCCCgttttataagaaaaggaaggttCAAAGGGGTTAAAAAATTCGCccaccgggacttccctggtggtccagtgataaagaatcagccttccaatgcaggggacgcgggttcgaaccctggtctgggaactgagatcccacatgctgcagggcaactaagcccgcactctctagagcccatgcgccacaactagagcgcccacacactgcaactagagagcccacgtgctgcactactgagcccgtgtgctgcaacaaagatccgatgcggccaaataaataaataaataaatattaggggaaaaaaaattcgcCCACCGAACAGCAGATAGTGGTGAAACAGAAACACACCTCACAGGGATTCCAAAGCATGGGCTCTTACACCTGGAAAGCCTCAGGGCAGGCAGGGGAAAAGGGTAAACAGCAGAGAAAAGTAACTAAAGGACTATGCAACCATGCACTTTTGGTAGCAGAACAGCTTGcctgtttgcttttcatttttatcctggttctgtattttcttccttccatcttctgTCAACATCCTTTTCTAGCCAACTGCTTGACAAATCCCCTTCCTTTCAGTTTCTTATTCTATggataaagctggaaaaataaacgTTTTAAAAGAGCCAAATCCACAGAAACATGCACGTGTAGCCCTGTCCCCCATCATCTCACAGCCAGTTTCCTCACCCTCCGTGCCGCTTCATTACTGGGGTTCACTAAACCGCAAATTACCTGACGGCAGGATGTTAGGCTGCAAAGGACTAAGGAAACGAGCGCTTTAGGACAACTGAAatgatagaaatgtttattttaacaaaattctcATTATACATTAGCAAAACAAAAGCTCAGGCTGTGCTCTGAAACCGAGTTGCACGCTACAGAATAACTGGCTTTGCCACCTACCAAAACACGGA
This region includes:
- the ATP6V1E1 gene encoding V-type proton ATPase subunit E 1, whose translation is MMAFIEQEANEKAEEIDAKAEEEFNIEKGRLVQTQRLKIMEYYEKKEKQIEQQKKIQMSNLMNQARLKVLRARDDLITDLLNEAKQRLSKVVKDTTRYQVLLDGLVLQGLYQLLEPRMIIRCRKQDFPLVKAAVQKAIPVYKIATKRDVDVQIDQEAYLPEEIAGGVEIYNGDRKIKVSNTLESRLDLIAQQMMPEVRGALFGANANRKFLD